The Pyxidicoccus trucidator genome includes a region encoding these proteins:
- a CDS encoding MBL fold metallo-hydrolase, with protein MLTEVEAGPYTVRGISVGGVYTSLQVPELDSVLDVGVPIRSFAGTDRIFLSHAHPDHASGLGSLLGIRRLIGKGPPQVFLPAEIEAPVQEALAVLSRLHHTSMEVRTVPLKPGDVHPLGHGLHVRAFRTHHPVPSLGYQFLRRISKLRPEFRGLPPQEIAQRRQAGENLLEEVDRLELAYATDTLSRVLETEPSVLDSRVLIIECTFVDAHHTVQDAQERWHLHLDELVARADLFRNEALVLMHFSQSHGPEEVQATIRARLPASLYERVRVFAPPSGRWFG; from the coding sequence ATGCTCACCGAGGTCGAGGCGGGGCCCTATACCGTCCGAGGCATCTCCGTTGGCGGCGTGTACACCTCCCTCCAGGTCCCCGAGCTGGACTCGGTGCTGGACGTGGGCGTGCCCATCCGCTCCTTCGCTGGCACAGACCGCATCTTCCTGAGCCATGCGCACCCGGACCATGCCAGCGGCCTCGGCTCGCTGCTCGGAATCCGCCGGCTCATCGGCAAGGGACCGCCGCAGGTCTTCCTCCCCGCGGAGATTGAAGCGCCGGTGCAGGAAGCGCTCGCCGTCCTGTCCCGCTTGCACCACACGTCCATGGAGGTGCGGACCGTGCCCCTCAAGCCCGGGGACGTCCATCCGCTCGGGCATGGGCTGCACGTTCGCGCCTTCCGCACGCACCACCCGGTGCCTTCGCTCGGCTACCAGTTCCTCCGCCGCATCTCCAAGCTGCGTCCCGAGTTCCGCGGCCTGCCACCCCAGGAAATCGCCCAGCGCCGGCAGGCGGGAGAGAACCTTCTCGAAGAGGTGGATCGGCTGGAGCTGGCCTATGCCACCGACACGCTGTCACGCGTGCTGGAGACCGAGCCGTCCGTGCTCGACTCGCGCGTCCTCATCATCGAGTGCACCTTCGTCGACGCGCACCACACGGTGCAGGACGCGCAGGAGCGCTGGCATCTCCACCTGGACGAGCTCGTCGCGCGCGCCGACCTCTTCCGCAACGAGGCCCTGGTGCTGATGCACTTCAGCCAGTCCCATGGCCCGGAAGAGGTCCAGGCCACCATCCGCGCCCGCCTCCCGGCGTCCCTCTACGAGCGCGTGCGCGTCTTCGCTCCGCCATCGGGACGCTGGTTCGGCTGA
- a CDS encoding carboxypeptidase regulatory-like domain-containing protein, which produces MADTKRRYGSWVAVCVLLLSVGLWWAFSRNPGAPPFTEPPGATPSRARSEAPSATPATPQQAQAAPSDEAPAPVLRLPSARRTDAPGGAPGAFSGRVVSATSGQGVPSAELTFAGPTGAASIRTDDAGTFRFLPDREGLWQLASVRAEGFLPFGPEWGQSPIRLTARPGSGVEGLLLALTPEESWIVRVEDATGKPLTGAQVRLLTGRTGETVLFPTNDQFTTGPDGEVRLNAPEGSTVEARHLGHAPARAELSARVPGRRLVLRLSPETTRASEVLAGRVVDEAGTPIASAGVQAEYPRGQRLPGAEAGDVSEAMTDADGRFLLEHLPPGRYDVYAAILGRMSTTLSNVEAGRRDLVLTLARGARLTGRVRDERGAPVASFQLELQLHRGPLEREGGAALTVVDPEGRFTVEGLAPGTYTLRVAAHGLAPAAPTVNVAPGATEAGPVEITLSPGVRLEGQVVKPKGGGPIAGARVQVEHGLYGATLATVFDAMTDASGHFTVDGLAAGTVSLSVSATGHDTRIVDRVTVGPGAPPLAPIELTAVADGGTERVEMVGIGTVLGPRDDALVLGQVIPSGGAHEAGLKPGDAIVSIDGTPVVEMGFPTAVQRIRGPEGSRVLLGLRRAGRSEVEDVWVVRRKLQL; this is translated from the coding sequence ATGGCTGACACGAAGCGCCGCTACGGAAGCTGGGTCGCAGTGTGCGTGCTGTTGCTGAGCGTGGGCCTGTGGTGGGCCTTCTCTCGGAACCCCGGTGCTCCACCTTTCACGGAGCCACCCGGTGCCACTCCATCCCGCGCGCGTTCCGAGGCTCCCAGCGCGACACCGGCCACACCCCAGCAAGCCCAGGCGGCTCCCTCGGACGAGGCGCCGGCTCCCGTGCTGCGGCTTCCTTCGGCACGCCGCACGGACGCTCCCGGAGGCGCACCTGGAGCCTTCTCCGGCCGGGTCGTCTCCGCCACGAGCGGGCAAGGCGTTCCGTCCGCGGAGCTGACCTTCGCCGGCCCCACGGGTGCCGCCAGCATCCGCACCGACGACGCAGGCACCTTCCGCTTCCTGCCGGACCGCGAAGGGCTCTGGCAACTCGCCAGCGTTCGCGCGGAGGGCTTCCTGCCCTTCGGCCCGGAGTGGGGCCAGAGCCCCATCCGCCTCACGGCACGTCCCGGCAGTGGCGTGGAAGGGCTGCTGCTGGCCCTCACGCCCGAGGAGTCCTGGATCGTCCGTGTGGAGGACGCGACGGGCAAGCCACTCACGGGTGCACAGGTGCGGCTGCTCACCGGCCGCACCGGAGAAACGGTGCTGTTCCCCACCAACGACCAGTTCACGACGGGCCCGGACGGCGAGGTCCGCCTCAATGCCCCCGAGGGCTCCACCGTGGAAGCCCGCCACCTGGGCCATGCGCCCGCCAGGGCCGAGCTGAGCGCCCGCGTCCCGGGTCGTCGCCTGGTGCTGCGTCTGTCTCCAGAAACCACGCGCGCCAGCGAAGTCCTCGCGGGCCGCGTGGTGGACGAAGCGGGCACCCCCATTGCGAGTGCCGGTGTCCAGGCCGAGTATCCTCGGGGTCAGCGTCTCCCGGGCGCCGAGGCCGGCGATGTGTCCGAGGCCATGACTGACGCCGACGGACGCTTCCTCCTGGAGCATCTGCCTCCCGGCCGCTACGACGTGTACGCCGCAATCCTCGGCCGGATGAGCACGACGCTCTCCAACGTGGAAGCAGGCCGGCGTGACCTGGTGCTGACCCTGGCCCGAGGCGCCCGCCTCACCGGCCGCGTGCGCGATGAGCGCGGAGCTCCCGTCGCCTCCTTCCAACTGGAGCTCCAGCTTCACCGGGGCCCCCTGGAGCGAGAAGGCGGTGCGGCGCTGACCGTGGTGGACCCGGAGGGCCGCTTTACAGTGGAAGGGCTGGCTCCCGGCACCTACACCTTGCGAGTCGCAGCGCACGGGCTGGCTCCAGCCGCCCCTACAGTGAACGTGGCCCCGGGCGCAACGGAGGCGGGCCCCGTGGAAATCACCCTGTCGCCCGGAGTCCGCCTGGAAGGGCAGGTGGTGAAGCCCAAGGGCGGAGGGCCCATCGCCGGAGCCCGCGTCCAGGTGGAACACGGACTGTACGGCGCGACGCTCGCCACGGTGTTCGACGCCATGACCGACGCGTCCGGCCACTTCACCGTGGACGGACTTGCGGCGGGGACGGTCAGCCTGTCCGTGAGTGCGACGGGCCATGACACGCGCATCGTGGACCGCGTGACGGTGGGTCCAGGAGCACCGCCCCTGGCTCCCATCGAGCTGACTGCCGTAGCCGATGGCGGGACGGAGCGCGTGGAGATGGTGGGCATTGGCACCGTGCTGGGCCCGCGCGATGACGCGCTGGTGCTCGGCCAGGTCATCCCCTCGGGCGGCGCGCACGAGGCGGGGCTGAAGCCCGGGGATGCCATCGTCAGCATCGACGGCACGCCCGTGGTGGAGATGGGCTTCCCCACCGCCGTCCAGCGCATCCGGGGGCCGGAGGGGAGCCGTGTCCTGCTGGGCCTCCGGCGGGCAGGCCGTTCCGAGGTGGAGGACGTCTGGGTGGTCCGCCGGAAGCTCCAGCTCTAG
- the def gene encoding peptide deformylase → MVLKIVQAGEPVLRQKARDLTPEEISSPEVQRLIGFMCDTMRDAPGVGLAAPQVGVGLRLVVVEDRAEYQAGVSPADLASRERAPVAFHVLINPKLVVEDPTPAEFHEGCLSVNGFAALVSRARGVRVEALNEHGQPVTVSAKGWYARILQHECDHLDGTLYLDRMETRSFATAENHRRHQAGRTTAELRAALGLPERKG, encoded by the coding sequence ATGGTGCTCAAGATCGTCCAGGCAGGGGAGCCGGTGCTCCGGCAGAAGGCTCGCGATTTGACTCCGGAGGAGATCTCCAGTCCGGAGGTGCAGCGGCTCATCGGGTTCATGTGCGACACGATGCGCGACGCGCCCGGCGTGGGGCTCGCGGCGCCGCAGGTGGGCGTGGGGCTGAGGCTGGTGGTGGTGGAGGACCGGGCCGAGTACCAGGCGGGCGTGTCCCCAGCGGACCTGGCGTCGCGCGAGCGGGCCCCGGTGGCCTTCCACGTGCTCATCAATCCGAAGCTGGTGGTGGAGGACCCGACGCCCGCGGAGTTCCACGAGGGGTGCCTGAGCGTGAACGGCTTCGCGGCCCTGGTCTCGAGGGCAAGGGGCGTGCGCGTGGAGGCGTTGAACGAGCATGGCCAGCCGGTGACGGTGAGCGCGAAGGGCTGGTATGCGCGCATCCTCCAGCACGAGTGCGACCATCTGGACGGCACGCTGTACCTGGACCGGATGGAGACGCGGAGCTTCGCCACGGCGGAGAACCACCGCCGCCACCAGGCGGGGCGCACCACCGCCGAACTGCGCGCGGCACTGGGGTTGCCCGAGCGGAAGGGGTAG
- a CDS encoding fatty acid desaturase family protein yields MSSHAPDFDLASVDVEGFHRELKALREELDASLGEPDAAHLRKIERWGRAATVLGVATCWLAPNPFSAAALSLGRSTRWLLMHHVGHRGYDRVPGLPESRTGKGFAKGNRRYLDWLDWMMPEAWKFEHNVLHHSHTGEDADPDLLERNAEGTLRNPSRPLALRYVQLALLALTWRASYYAPETLSSLRRKGRRKGGDLTSAELKELLLQCYLPYAAVWFGLFPSLFLVIGPWAAFSALCNSVMADVLTSLHTFLVVGPNHTGEDLYRFDTPPEGRGARFVQQVIGSANYRTGGDLNDFAHLWLNYQIEHHIWPDLPMLKYREAQPKVRALCEKYGVPYVQESVWTRARKMVDVVVGKSSMRRLAPRKAEAEDLAPESVAVPAA; encoded by the coding sequence ATGTCGTCCCACGCCCCCGACTTCGATCTTGCCTCCGTGGACGTGGAGGGCTTCCACCGGGAGCTGAAGGCCCTTCGTGAGGAGCTGGACGCGTCACTCGGCGAGCCGGACGCGGCGCACCTCCGGAAGATCGAGCGCTGGGGCAGGGCGGCCACCGTGCTGGGCGTGGCGACGTGCTGGCTGGCGCCGAACCCGTTCAGCGCCGCGGCGCTCAGCCTGGGCCGCTCCACGCGGTGGCTGCTCATGCACCACGTGGGGCACCGGGGCTATGACCGCGTCCCCGGCCTGCCCGAGTCCCGCACCGGCAAGGGCTTCGCCAAGGGGAATCGGCGCTACCTCGACTGGCTCGATTGGATGATGCCGGAGGCGTGGAAGTTCGAGCACAACGTCCTCCACCACTCGCACACCGGCGAGGACGCGGACCCGGACCTCCTCGAGCGCAATGCCGAGGGCACGCTGCGCAACCCGAGCCGACCGCTCGCGCTCCGCTACGTCCAGCTCGCGCTGCTCGCCCTCACCTGGCGCGCCAGCTACTACGCGCCGGAGACGCTGAGCTCGCTGCGTCGCAAGGGCCGACGCAAGGGTGGGGACCTCACGAGCGCGGAGCTGAAGGAGCTGCTGCTCCAGTGCTACCTGCCGTACGCCGCTGTCTGGTTCGGCCTCTTCCCCTCGCTGTTCCTGGTCATCGGCCCGTGGGCGGCCTTCAGCGCGCTGTGCAACTCGGTGATGGCGGACGTGCTCACCAGCCTGCACACGTTCCTCGTGGTGGGGCCCAACCACACCGGCGAGGACCTGTACCGCTTCGACACGCCTCCCGAGGGCCGTGGCGCGCGCTTCGTGCAGCAGGTGATTGGCAGCGCGAACTACCGGACCGGCGGGGACCTGAACGACTTCGCCCACCTGTGGCTGAACTACCAGATCGAGCACCACATCTGGCCGGACCTGCCCATGCTCAAGTACCGCGAGGCGCAGCCGAAGGTGCGCGCCCTCTGCGAGAAGTACGGCGTCCCCTACGTCCAGGAGAGCGTCTGGACGCGCGCCCGGAAGATGGTGGATGTCGTCGTGGGCAAGAGCTCCATGCGGCGGCTCGCGCCTCGCAAGGCCGAGGCGGAGGACCTCGCGCCCGAGAGTGTCGCGGTCCCTGCGGCCTGA
- a CDS encoding DUF3396 domain-containing protein encodes MNEHYPRLRLTFDDGYLLVREGLSLSFYMRQPHAEVAPALIDALQTYLRAVGPNSIGRYADLEGDWQDLDEAGWKYVNEKLSWPSPLLTLHDAKDAQYRYRVKYFGKSLELLSREDGLNAVCAVQFCLPTEYLEEHGPERVRALTMELASRLPFSSGHAGLAYNGELDIAGMPQQVRQHCFRYPGLDILPLEHVAWEIGTKVRGPSWLTFLGQPALNGLGGVATLRSQLKTPGTTVEPLDGDRAVIALGDWPEAGDIEQGKTLPAYRELARVLEPWLFREEHPYSLGMGFTPEELLRWERRFLD; translated from the coding sequence GTGAATGAGCACTACCCGAGGCTCCGCCTCACCTTTGACGACGGCTACCTGCTGGTGCGCGAAGGACTGAGCCTCTCCTTCTACATGCGCCAACCCCATGCAGAAGTGGCGCCAGCACTCATTGACGCTTTGCAGACATATCTGCGCGCGGTAGGTCCAAATTCAATCGGCCGATATGCGGACCTCGAAGGTGATTGGCAGGATCTGGATGAAGCAGGGTGGAAATACGTAAACGAGAAGCTCTCATGGCCTTCTCCCCTCTTGACGCTGCACGACGCGAAAGATGCCCAGTACCGATACAGGGTTAAGTATTTCGGAAAATCGCTGGAGCTCCTTTCCCGTGAAGACGGACTGAACGCCGTCTGCGCGGTTCAATTCTGTCTTCCTACCGAATATCTGGAAGAGCACGGCCCGGAACGGGTCCGCGCGCTCACGATGGAGCTGGCCAGCAGGCTCCCCTTCAGCTCCGGCCATGCAGGACTCGCGTACAATGGTGAGCTCGACATCGCCGGCATGCCTCAACAAGTCCGCCAACACTGCTTCCGCTACCCTGGCTTGGACATCCTCCCGCTAGAGCACGTCGCATGGGAGATTGGCACGAAGGTACGCGGCCCCTCGTGGCTCACCTTCCTGGGCCAGCCCGCATTGAACGGGCTTGGCGGCGTGGCCACGCTCCGAAGCCAACTCAAGACTCCCGGCACCACCGTCGAGCCCCTGGACGGCGACCGCGCTGTCATCGCCCTCGGCGACTGGCCGGAGGCCGGTGACATCGAGCAGGGCAAGACGCTCCCCGCCTACCGGGAGCTCGCCCGCGTGCTGGAGCCCTGGCTCTTCCGCGAGGAGCACCCCTACAGCCTGGGGATGGGCTTCACGCCCGAGGAACTCCTCCGCTGGGAGCGCCGGTTCCTCGACTGA
- a CDS encoding TonB C-terminal domain-containing protein, which translates to MAQGPEVPPDAPKPSRSAGSGFFPLPPSLMPGGPPITGPKTQSGHTLRPGDPSLSPEVLAAQETARVSGRVQVFVEDRQAELRVANGQIDPYFSRLREALEKSLEDAPVFDGIRLLDQATHSWANQASRFGATGNPGTGPVAAAPTVSEQLQSLQNREERGVEWMESLRARVQAGDEVQKLAGGGGNKLVVTLELHQGPDGTLRDAKLVSTSGNKAYDAYVLSGVPPALAKLAPPSDEARGVRPDGIHTLWSVEGRVVYLRKLKELKGQDAAYVAAALAAGMLAGRFDETTGEIEVIDFRNPRFVCQARLLRVY; encoded by the coding sequence GTGGCGCAGGGACCCGAGGTGCCACCCGACGCACCGAAGCCGTCCCGCTCGGCGGGGAGCGGCTTCTTCCCACTCCCACCCTCGCTGATGCCAGGAGGCCCGCCCATTACCGGCCCCAAAACCCAGAGCGGCCACACACTGCGCCCCGGAGACCCGAGCCTGTCGCCCGAGGTCCTCGCCGCCCAGGAAACCGCTCGCGTCTCCGGGCGCGTGCAGGTCTTCGTCGAGGACAGGCAGGCCGAGCTCCGCGTGGCCAATGGGCAGATAGACCCGTACTTCAGCCGGCTCCGCGAGGCATTGGAGAAGTCGCTCGAGGATGCTCCCGTGTTCGACGGCATCCGCCTGCTGGACCAGGCCACACACTCGTGGGCCAACCAGGCCAGCAGGTTCGGCGCGACGGGCAATCCCGGCACGGGGCCGGTGGCCGCCGCGCCCACCGTGTCCGAGCAGCTCCAGTCACTCCAGAACCGTGAGGAGCGTGGCGTGGAGTGGATGGAGTCCCTGCGCGCCCGCGTCCAGGCCGGGGACGAGGTGCAGAAGCTCGCGGGGGGCGGGGGCAACAAGCTCGTCGTCACCCTGGAGCTGCACCAGGGCCCCGACGGGACACTGCGCGACGCGAAGCTCGTCTCCACGAGCGGGAACAAGGCCTACGACGCATATGTCCTGAGCGGCGTGCCACCTGCCCTGGCGAAGCTCGCGCCTCCGTCCGACGAGGCCCGGGGTGTGCGGCCCGACGGCATCCACACCCTGTGGTCCGTGGAGGGCCGCGTCGTGTACCTCCGCAAGCTCAAGGAGCTGAAGGGCCAGGACGCCGCGTACGTGGCCGCGGCGCTCGCCGCGGGAATGCTCGCCGGCCGCTTCGATGAGACCACGGGGGAAATCGAGGTCATCGACTTCCGCAACCCGCGCTTCGTCTGCCAGGCCCGCCTGCTGCGCGTCTACTGA
- a CDS encoding ferritin-like domain-containing protein: protein MSDAKAEPLADPVRQLVAEAWTFRRQVELDAELRFTRLAGQLAQLGAPEALVSLAGRAAEDERRHAGMCELLARAYGRVDMPPAPLAAEEVAPAGMALRERVLYEVVAACCITETESTAVLTTLLVPEGAPRVRAVLRDILRDEVAHSRLGWAWLSHEHGAGTVSFLSRHVPSMLEGTASPRLFAPGAPEEESPALLKHGVLPHTRKRETFVRALRDVVFPGLERFGVDTAPARAWVERRSAAGA from the coding sequence GTGAGCGACGCGAAAGCGGAGCCGTTGGCGGACCCGGTGCGGCAGCTCGTCGCCGAGGCCTGGACCTTCCGTCGGCAAGTGGAGCTGGACGCGGAGCTGCGCTTCACACGGCTGGCGGGGCAGCTCGCGCAGTTGGGTGCGCCCGAAGCGCTGGTCTCGCTGGCCGGGCGCGCTGCGGAAGACGAGCGGCGCCACGCGGGCATGTGCGAGCTGTTGGCGCGAGCCTACGGCCGGGTGGACATGCCACCCGCCCCGCTGGCGGCGGAAGAAGTGGCGCCCGCCGGCATGGCCCTGCGCGAGCGGGTGCTCTACGAGGTGGTCGCGGCCTGCTGCATCACCGAGACGGAGAGCACCGCCGTGCTGACGACGCTGCTGGTTCCGGAAGGGGCGCCCCGCGTGAGAGCGGTGCTGCGCGACATCCTCCGGGACGAGGTGGCGCACAGCCGACTGGGCTGGGCGTGGCTGTCGCACGAGCATGGAGCGGGGACGGTGTCCTTCCTGTCGCGCCATGTGCCGTCCATGCTGGAGGGGACTGCCTCACCCCGGCTCTTCGCACCGGGAGCGCCGGAGGAGGAGAGCCCCGCGCTGCTCAAGCACGGCGTGCTGCCACACACGCGCAAGCGGGAGACGTTCGTGCGGGCGCTGCGCGACGTGGTCTTCCCGGGCCTGGAGCGCTTCGGAGTGGACACCGCGCCCGCGCGAGCGTGGGTGGAACGACGGAGCGCGGCGGGCGCCTAG
- a CDS encoding HD domain-containing protein, with translation MQTKAAPPVALLQGRKTLPLIETYFELNYLKQLFRQGWLRVGVPKERCESVAEHSLFVALLGLFIADGFFPEADASKVVRIALLHDLGEAYAGDITPHDGVDREAKHALERRAVETILGKLPRGAEYLALWDEYEHGTSFEARLVRQLDRLEMGLQACVYEHQGMGDLSQFFASVEKALESPELRAVLAELESLRPG, from the coding sequence ATGCAGACCAAGGCCGCGCCGCCAGTCGCGCTGCTCCAGGGGCGGAAGACGCTCCCGCTCATCGAGACCTACTTCGAGCTCAACTACCTGAAGCAGCTCTTCCGCCAGGGCTGGCTGCGCGTAGGAGTGCCGAAGGAGCGGTGCGAGAGCGTGGCGGAGCACTCGCTCTTCGTGGCGCTGCTGGGACTATTCATCGCGGACGGCTTCTTCCCAGAGGCGGACGCGTCGAAGGTGGTCCGCATCGCGCTGCTGCATGACCTGGGCGAGGCGTACGCGGGCGACATCACCCCGCATGACGGCGTGGACCGCGAGGCCAAGCACGCGCTGGAGCGGCGCGCGGTGGAGACAATCCTCGGCAAGCTGCCCCGGGGCGCGGAGTACCTGGCGCTGTGGGACGAGTACGAGCACGGCACCTCGTTCGAGGCGCGGCTGGTGCGACAGCTGGACCGGCTGGAGATGGGCCTGCAGGCGTGCGTGTACGAGCACCAGGGAATGGGCGACCTGTCCCAGTTCTTCGCCTCGGTGGAGAAGGCGCTGGAGTCACCCGAGCTGCGCGCGGTGCTCGCGGAGCTGGAGTCCTTGCGGCCCGGTTGA